The genomic window GGCGGAGTCGAGGCGAGCGAGCGTCAGCGAGCGAGACCGAGCGCAGCCGGAGCGAGCTCTCAGGAGATCAGGACGGGCGGCGGGGGACGAGCTCTCGGATCATGGCGAGGAGCTCGTCCATGTCGAAGGGCTTGGCCACGAAGCCCTCCACGCCGTAGCGGGCCGCGCGGAGGCGGTCGTCCTGGGCGGTCCGCGCGGAGACCACGATGACCCGGGGCCGGGATCCGCCGCTCGCTTGGAGCTCGTCCAGCAGGGCCCAGCCATCCATCACGGGCATCATCAGATCGAGCAGCATGAGGTCGGGGCGCTCCCGCAGGAGCAGCTCCAGGGCGGCCTCGCCGTTTCGGGCCACGAACGTCCGGTAGCCCTCGCTCTCCAGGTTGAACCGCAGGAGCCACACCAGGTCCGGCTCGTCCTCCACCACCAGGATGGTGGCGCCGGGGGCCCTGGCCAGGCCCTCCGGATCCGGCGGCGCCGCTCCCATGCCCTCGTGCCCCATCCGGCTACCCCGCCGCCTCGAAGCGAACGCCGGGCTGGCCGCCCACCCGTCCCACCACCCACGCCGGCGTGCCCGCCACCTCCGCCCGGGACACCACCTCGCCGGCGGCGTCTGGGGGCACGACCAGCACCATGCCGATACCCATGTTGAACGTGGAGAACATCTCCTCCTCGGAGACCCCGGCGGCCCGGCGGATGAATTCGAACACGGCAGGACGGGGCCACGCTCCCGGGTCCGCGGAAGCGCCGAGCTCCGGCGGCAGCGCGCGGGGAAGGTTCTCGGGGAGCCCGCCGCCCGTGACGTGCGCGCAAGACAGCACCAGGTCATCCGCCGCCAGCGCCAGCACGAGCGGAGCGTAGATCGCCGTCGGCTCCAGCAGCTCCTCCCACAGCGGCCGGGCCAGGCCCTCGGGCGTCGCCTCCAGCCGAGCGCCCGGTTCCAGCAACGCCCGCCGCACCAGGCTGAACCCGTTCGCGTGCAGGCCGGTCGAGGCCAGGCCCACCAGGACGTCGCCCTCCCGGACCCGGCGCGGCCCCAGCACCCGGTCCTCGTCCACCACCCCCACGCAGAACCCCGCCAGGTCGAACTGCTCCGGCGCCATCACCCCGGGGTGCTCCGCGGTCTCGCCGCCGAGCAGCGCGCACCCCGCCCGCCGGCACCCCTCCGCGACCCCTTCCACGAGGGCGGCCACGTCCTCCGGCACCACCCGGCCCACCGCGATGTAGTCCAGGAAGAACAGCGGCTCGGCCCCGGTGCACACCACGTCGTCGGCGCACATGGCCACCAGGTCGATCCCCACGGTGTCCAGGCGCCCGGCCAGCCGCGCGATCTCGAGCTTGGTCCCCACGCCGTCGGTGGCCGCGGCCAGCAGCTTCCGGGGGCCGATCCGGAACAGCCCCGCGAACCCGCCGACGGACTCCACCACCTCGGGACGGGTGGCGGACTCGGCCACGCTCCCGATCAGCGCGACGGCCTTCGCCGCGGCCTCGATGTCGACGCCGGCCTGCCGGTAGTCCATGACCGAACCGTACTAGCGGGCGGGCCGTTGCTCCAGCACGAACTTCCCGGCGTGCTCGGGGATGGGGATGGGGTAGCGCCCGTCGAAGCAGGCCCGGCAGAACCGGTCCTCCGGTGCGCCGGTGGCCTCGACCAGCGACTCCAGGGACAGGTACGACAGCGAGTCCGCGCCGATGAACGCGCGGACCTCCTCCACCGACAGATCGGATGCCACCAGCTCCCGGCGGGTGGACATGTCGATCCCGTAGAAGCACGGCCACCGGATCGGCGGGCTGACCACGCGCATGTGCACGGCCGTCGCGCCGGCCTCCCGGAGGGTCTGGATGATCTGGCGGGTGGTCGTCCCCCGGATGATGGAGTCGTCCACCACCGCCACGCGCTTGCCCTGCACCGCGCCCGGGATGGGGTTCAGCTTCAGCTTCACGCCCCGCTCCCGAAGCGACTGCGAGGGCTGGATGAACGTCCGGCCCACATAGCGGTTCTTCATCAGCCCCTCGCCGTACGGGATGCCCGCGACCTCGGCGTAGCCCTGCGCCGCCGAGTGCCCGGTGTCCGGGATGGGGATGACCAAGTCGGCGTCGGCGGGGGCCTCCCGGGCCAGCCGCCGCCCCATGTCACGGCGGGCCTCGTGCACGGTTCGGTCGTACAGGCGGGAGTCGGGCCGGGCCAGGTACACGAACTCGAGCAGGCACAGAGCCTTGCGCGGGCTCTCCGCGAACCGCTCGAAGCGCAGCCCCCGGTCGTCCACCATGGCCATCTCGCCCGGCTCGACCTCCCGCACGAACGTGGCCCCCACGATGTCGAGGGCACAGGTCTCGGAGGCGAAGCAGAACCCGCCCGGCAGCCGTCCGATGGCCAGGGGCCGCAGGCCGTGGGGGTCCCGCGCCGCGAACACCGTCCGTTCGTCCATGAACACGAACGAGAAGGCGCCGGCCAGCCGGGGCAGGACGGCCATGGCCGCCCGCTCCAGGCCGTCCTCGATGTGGGCGGCCATCATGCCGGCCACCAGGTCGGAGTCCGTCGAGGCCCGCCCCCGCCGGCCGGCCTCCTCGGCCAGCTCGGCGGTGTTCACCAGATTCCCGTTGTGCCCCAGGGCCAGCCCGCGGGTGCCGTCGGTCTTGAACGCGGGCTGCGCGTTGTCCCAGGTGGTGGACCCCGTCGTGGAGTAGCGGGTGTGCCCGATCCCCAGGTCGCCCTGGAGCGTGGACAGCGTGGCCTCGTCGAACACCTGCGACACCAGCCCCAGCTCGCGGAACACCAGGATGTTGCGGCCGTCGGACACGGCCATGCCGGCCGACTCCTGACCGCGGTGCTGCAACGCGAACAGGCCGAAGTAGGTGAGCCTAGAGATGTCCTCGCCGGGCGCCCACACCCCGAAGAGGCCGCAGGCCTCGCGCGGGCTCTCGCCTTCCCCCATGCTCCGTCGAGGGTAACACCCGACCTGCCCGTGGCCGCCGCGCCGCTCCCGAAATTGGCGGGACAAAAACCCGGGGCGGCCTGAGCGCGATCAGCGCCTCAGGAGGTGGCCGGTCCTTCCCACGGGGTCACCAGCTGGAAGTAGTTCCCGTCCGGATCCGCGAACGTCGCGATCCACATCCCCTGGAGCTCGTAGGGCTCCTTGACGACCGTAGCGCCCGCGGCCTTGATGCGGTCGAACTCCGCCTGGACCTCCTTCGTCTCGAGATTCAGGATCACGCGCTGCGGCTCCGCGGCCTGCCCCTTCACATCGGAGTGCTCGATGATCGACAGGAACGTCGCGCCGAATCCCCAGCCGTACATGCCGCCCTCATCCATGTCGGCCGGCCGGCCGAAGACGCCGGCGTAGAACCCGCCCAGCCTCTTCGGGTCCTCCGATCCGATCATGACGCTGTTGAAGTTGAGCGCTGCCATGGTGGACCTCCTTCCGCTCGACGATCACGGCTCGCACGCGGCGAGGTGTTTCCTGAGCCACCGGCCGATCATGCACCGCCGAGCGGCAGGTCGTCGGCGAAGCCGCTGCTGGCGTGGGAGCCGTCGCAGAAGGGCTTGTTGTCCGAAGCCCCACAGCGGCACAGGGTCACCCGGTTGCGCACCTCGTACGGCGTCCCGTCCGCGGCCACCACCGGGATGCCGCCCCGGACCCACAGCGGCCCGCTCACTCCCATCGCCGGATCCTCGACGACGCCGATCGAGGGCTCGAGCGCTGGCTCGTGCGGCTCGGGACGCCCGTCGGCTCCCGGCCCCCAGGTCACCAGCCGCCCGGAAGGGCAGTACGCCGCCTCACGCTCGGTCAGCGCCACGGCCTCGGCGTCGTCCTGCTCGACGAGGTTCCAGACCTGGCCGCGGGCGTCGCAGAAGCGGGCGAAGGCGCAGAGCTGCCGCGCGTCGGTCAGCGCCACCTGGGGCCCCGGGAACGCGTCTGCCTGCTCGAGGTACGGCCGGCGGTCCGCGACCTCGGTCCCGTCGAAGCCGTTCGTCAGGTGCGTCCCGTCGCAGAACGGCTTCGTGCCGGATCCGCCGCACCGGCACAGCCGGTAGCTCTGCTTGGCATCGAACGCGAGTCCGGGCTGCCACTCCCACGACTCCCCACGCTCCGTTCGGCTCGATGATCTGCTGGGCGAGCGGAACCGCGCCCTCGACCTCATACAGCCCGTCCTCGGTCACCCGGATCCGCACCGCGCCCGTCACTCGTCCTGGTCAGGGTGGGGGTCCGCGTGATCGGTCGCGCCAGGCGCGCGTTCCCGCACGGTCACCGCCGCCTCCTCGGGCGAGGCGAACTCGTCCCGTTCGGTCACCGCCTCTCCGACCAGCTCGTCCTCGTCGTCGGACATGCCCTCGTCGACCACCGAGAGGGAGGTGTCGACGGCCGGCCGGTCCGGGCGCTCCTCGGCCAGGTGCTGGTCCAGGGACTCGCCCTCCTGCGCCTCCTCGGCGGTCGTGCCCCACGATTCCGTTCCGAACGCGTGGTCGGCCTGCATGATGGCCGCCTCCAGCTCGTCGCCCTCGTCCCCGTCCCGAGGCTCCAGATCCTCCATGGCTCATGCTCCTTCCGTGGCGGCGACGTTCGCAGCCACTCCGAGCCTACCGCTGGAGCACAGGAATCATTCGGTTGGGGCAGGAGGCATTCGTAAGCGTTCTTCGCTGTGAGGACGTGATCCGCTGGTCAGGGCGTGATGTTCTGGTTGAGGTGGAACAGGTTGTCGGGGTCGTACGTCCGCTTGATGCCGACGAGCCGATCGTAGTTGCCCCGGTAGTTGGCCTTGATCCGGCCCTGGTCGTCGTCCGCCATGAAGTTGACGTACCCGCCCTCCTCCGAGTGGGGCGCGGTGGCGTCGTAGTAGTTCCGGACCCACGCGATGTTCGCCTCGTTGTGGCCCGGGTCGGCCCACATGCCGGCGATCACCGTGGCGAAGTTCGCGTCGCGGTACGCGAACGCCGTCGCGTCCGGCGCCACGCGATGCACGGCCCCGTTGATCGGATAGATGTGCACCGTCGAGCTCACGTAGGGGACCTCCGGCCCGTGGACCCCGTGGGCGGCGATGGCCTCGTCCGTGAGCTCCTTCACGAAGTTGGCCTTCCAGTAGTGCTGGAGACCCGGCGGCAGCAGGGCGTCGAAGGCGCTGTTCAGCGCGGGATAGGGCATCGGACCGACGTGTTCCGCCACCACCGGCGCCACGTCGTGGAACGGCTTCAGCGCCGACTCGCCCTCGTCGAGCGGCCCCGCCCAGCAGGCCACCATGGCGATGAACGTGTCGCCGTGCCGGTCCTCCGGGATGAACGGCAGCGGCGGCGCGATCTGGAACGCGGGGAACGCACCCATCTGCTCGGAGGCGTCGGCGATGTACTCACGGTAGAAGCGGAGGAGGTTCTCCACCTCGCTGAGCTCGTAGAACATGGGGCCGCCGTAGATGTCCTTCACCGGGTGGAGCCGGAACTCGAAGGAGGTCACCACGCCGAAGTTCCCGCCTCCGCCTCGCAGCGCCCAGAACAGGTCCGCGTGGTCGTCCTCGCTCGCCACCAGGAACCGTCCGTCGGCCGTCACCACGTCCGCCGACACCAGGTTGTCGATCGACAGTCCGAATCCGCGTGACAGGTATCCGATGCCGCCACCGAGCGTGAGGCCGCCGACCCCCGTCGAAGAGATGATCCCGCCCGTGGTGGCCAGGCCGAACGGGTAGGTGGCGGCGTTGAAGTCGCCCCACGTCGCCCCTCCCTCGGCCCTGGCCCTCCGGGCGGCGGGGTCCACGCGCACTCCCCGCATCCCGGAGAGGTCGATCACCAGGCCGCCATCGCAGGTCCCGAACCCCGGGACGCTGTGGCTGCCGCCGCGGACCGCCAGGTCCAGCGAGTTCTCGCGAGCAAAGTTCACCGCGGCGATCACGTCTCCGGCGTTTGCGGCCCGGACCACCGCGGCCGGCCGGCGGTCGATCATCGCGTTGTAGACCCGGCGCGCCTCGTCGTATCCCTCGTCGTCCGGCCCGATCACGGGTCCCCTGACCTGTCCCCGCAGCTCCTCGATCGCGAGTGTCCCCACGTGTCCTCCTTCGCCCGGCGAGCACCGCCGCGCTTCGCGACGGCTGCGATTCGCCTCCGCCAGGGTAGACGCTAGGGACATGGCGTGTGACCGGGCGTGTGAGGGCAGGAGGAGGCTCGGTCTTGTCCGGACCGGCCCGCGCGGGCAGGATGTCGGGGATGCCGATCGCCGCGCACCTCCTGGGGCCGCCCCTGCTGATCCGAGACGGCGTCGTGTACCCGGCGCCCCGGGGCAGGAAGGTCTGGGCCCTCCTCGCCTACCTGGCCCTGTCGGACCGGCCCCCCACCCGACAGCAGCTGATCGATCTGCTGTTCCCGGACGCCGATGACCCGGCCGGCGCCCTCCGCTGGAACCTGTCGGAGCTCCGGCGCCTGCTGGGGGGACCGGAGACGGTTAGGGATCGGAACGGAATAAGCTGAGTGTTAGGTGATTCCGGTGTAGCCTGTCCGCGTGGCGGCACCCGAGCTGGCCGTGGGCGAGATGGTAAAGGTACTGGCCCCTCACCTGGACGAGCGTCAGCGTCGGCTGCTGGCCGGGGCCGGGGCCCGGGTGTTGGGCCGTGGGGGTCTGGCCGCCCTGGTCCGAGAGACCGGGATGTCTCCAAACACGGTGCGCAAGGGCCGGGCGGAACTGGACCAGGGCGCGGCGTCCCCGGGTCGGGTCCGCGGACCGGGTGGTGGGCGCAAGCGAGCCACGGACAAGGATCCCGGACTGCTTGCCGCGCTCGATGCCCTCGTCGACCCGGAGACCCGGGGCGATCCGGAGTCGCCCCTGCGGTGGACCACCAAGTCCACCCGGACCCTGGCCGGGGCCCTGACCGCTCGAGGGCATCCGGTGAGCCACGTCCGGGTGGGGGAACTGCTGCACGCTCTGGGCTACAGCCTGCAGGCCAACGCCAAGGTGACCGAGGGAAAGCAGCACCCGGACCGAGACGCCCAGTTCCGCCACATCGATAAGGCGGTGCGCCGGTTCCTGCGGGCGGGCGACCCGGTGATCAGCGTGGACACCAAGAAGAAGGAGCTCATCGGGGCCCATCCCGGCTACAAGAACGCAGGTCGGGAGTGGCAGCCCACGGGCCGGCCGGTGCCGGTCGGGGTCCATGACTTCCCCGACCCCACCGTCCCCAAGGCGGTTCCCTACGGCATCTACGACGTGGCGGCGAACGCCGGGTGGGTGTCGGTCGGCTCGGACG from Actinomycetota bacterium includes these protein-coding regions:
- a CDS encoding response regulator transcription factor; amino-acid sequence: MGAAPPDPEGLARAPGATILVVEDEPDLVWLLRFNLESEGYRTFVARNGEAALELLLRERPDLMLLDLMMPVMDGWALLDELQASGGSRPRVIVVSARTAQDDRLRAARYGVEGFVAKPFDMDELLAMIRELVPRRPS
- the purM gene encoding phosphoribosylformylglycinamidine cyclo-ligase — translated: MDYRQAGVDIEAAAKAVALIGSVAESATRPEVVESVGGFAGLFRIGPRKLLAAATDGVGTKLEIARLAGRLDTVGIDLVAMCADDVVCTGAEPLFFLDYIAVGRVVPEDVAALVEGVAEGCRRAGCALLGGETAEHPGVMAPEQFDLAGFCVGVVDEDRVLGPRRVREGDVLVGLASTGLHANGFSLVRRALLEPGARLEATPEGLARPLWEELLEPTAIYAPLVLALAADDLVLSCAHVTGGGLPENLPRALPPELGASADPGAWPRPAVFEFIRRAAGVSEEEMFSTFNMGIGMVLVVPPDAAGEVVSRAEVAGTPAWVVGRVGGQPGVRFEAAG
- the purF gene encoding amidophosphoribosyltransferase; amino-acid sequence: MGEGESPREACGLFGVWAPGEDISRLTYFGLFALQHRGQESAGMAVSDGRNILVFRELGLVSQVFDEATLSTLQGDLGIGHTRYSTTGSTTWDNAQPAFKTDGTRGLALGHNGNLVNTAELAEEAGRRGRASTDSDLVAGMMAAHIEDGLERAAMAVLPRLAGAFSFVFMDERTVFAARDPHGLRPLAIGRLPGGFCFASETCALDIVGATFVREVEPGEMAMVDDRGLRFERFAESPRKALCLLEFVYLARPDSRLYDRTVHEARRDMGRRLAREAPADADLVIPIPDTGHSAAQGYAEVAGIPYGEGLMKNRYVGRTFIQPSQSLRERGVKLKLNPIPGAVQGKRVAVVDDSIIRGTTTRQIIQTLREAGATAVHMRVVSPPIRWPCFYGIDMSTRRELVASDLSVEEVRAFIGADSLSYLSLESLVEATGAPEDRFCRACFDGRYPIPIPEHAGKFVLEQRPAR
- a CDS encoding VOC family protein; protein product: MAALNFNSVMIGSEDPKRLGGFYAGVFGRPADMDEGGMYGWGFGATFLSIIEHSDVKGQAAEPQRVILNLETKEVQAEFDRIKAAGATVVKEPYELQGMWIATFADPDGNYFQLVTPWEGPATS
- a CDS encoding CDGSH iron-sulfur domain-containing protein, with product MRSRARFRSPSRSSSRTERGESWEWQPGLAFDAKQSYRLCRCGGSGTKPFCDGTHLTNGFDGTEVADRRPYLEQADAFPGPQVALTDARQLCAFARFCDARGQVWNLVEQDDAEAVALTEREAAYCPSGRLVTWGPGADGRPEPHEPALEPSIGVVEDPAMGVSGPLWVRGGIPVVAADGTPYEVRNRVTLCRCGASDNKPFCDGSHASSGFADDLPLGGA
- a CDS encoding FAD-binding oxidoreductase; this encodes MGTLAIEELRGQVRGPVIGPDDEGYDEARRVYNAMIDRRPAAVVRAANAGDVIAAVNFARENSLDLAVRGGSHSVPGFGTCDGGLVIDLSGMRGVRVDPAARRARAEGGATWGDFNAATYPFGLATTGGIISSTGVGGLTLGGGIGYLSRGFGLSIDNLVSADVVTADGRFLVASEDDHADLFWALRGGGGNFGVVTSFEFRLHPVKDIYGGPMFYELSEVENLLRFYREYIADASEQMGAFPAFQIAPPLPFIPEDRHGDTFIAMVACWAGPLDEGESALKPFHDVAPVVAEHVGPMPYPALNSAFDALLPPGLQHYWKANFVKELTDEAIAAHGVHGPEVPYVSSTVHIYPINGAVHRVAPDATAFAYRDANFATVIAGMWADPGHNEANIAWVRNYYDATAPHSEEGGYVNFMADDDQGRIKANYRGNYDRLVGIKRTYDPDNLFHLNQNITP
- a CDS encoding ISAzo13 family transposase, translated to MVKVLAPHLDERQRRLLAGAGARVLGRGGLAALVRETGMSPNTVRKGRAELDQGAASPGRVRGPGGGRKRATDKDPGLLAALDALVDPETRGDPESPLRWTTKSTRTLAGALTARGHPVSHVRVGELLHALGYSLQANAKVTEGKQHPDRDAQFRHIDKAVRRFLRAGDPVISVDTKKKELIGAHPGYKNAGREWQPTGRPVPVGVHDFPDPTVPKAVPYGIYDVAANAGWVSVGSDGDTASFAVATLRRWWTQVGAGAYPKARRLLISADAGGSNGYRVRLWKLELSTLAAETNLAITVCHFPPGTSKWNKIEHRLFSAITANWRGRPLTSHEVVVELIGATTTRTGLTVHAEADTNSYPRGVKVSDEEMAAIGPRIKGHRFHGEWNYTIVPP